A stretch of the Lactuca sativa cultivar Salinas chromosome 9, Lsat_Salinas_v11, whole genome shotgun sequence genome encodes the following:
- the LOC111896780 gene encoding uncharacterized protein LOC111896780: MSSSSSISSDTLALLEAGFIGDVICTTLAYLQENEDESPRSKSRNPHLRRNSEVKHNQLVKDYIANDDVYMEKFRHRFRMCVVLFLRIVDDIQNRFPYCRQLVDGKCKKVFSTIQKCTTVNCQLAFSIGPNSWDEYFRILERTTWDCVYKFVKVVIILYRDRYLRKPTTNDIQQLYATHENKHESV; the protein is encoded by the coding sequence atgtcttcttcttCGTCCATTTCGTCCGATACGTTGGCGTTGCTGGAAGCGGGGTTTATCGGAGACGTCATATGCACAACACTTGCTTATTTGCAAGAAAATGAAGACGAAAGTCCACGCTCAAAATCAAGAAATCCTCATTTACGGAGAAATAGTGAAGTCAAGCACAACCAACTTGTGAAGGATTACATTGCCAATGATGATGTGTACATGGAAAAATTCAGGCATCGGTTCCGGATGTGTGTGGTATTATTTTTACGCATTGTTGATGATATACAAAATCGATTTCCATATTGTCGGCAGCTGGTTGATGGAAAATGTAAGAAAGTTTTCTCCACAATTCAAAAATGTACAACTGTAAATTGTCAACTAGCATTCAGCATTGGACCAAACTCATGGGATGAGTATTTCAGGATATTAGAGAGAACGACGTGGGATTGTGTATACAAGTTTGTTAAAGTTGTGATTATCCTCTATCGCGACCGCTATTTACGCAAGCCTACAACTAACGACATCCAACAACTATATGCAACACATGAAAACAAACACGAGTCCGTGTAA